A single window of Flagellimonas maritima DNA harbors:
- a CDS encoding NTP transferase domain-containing protein yields the protein MKGSIRDTPIYGLVLAGGKSTRMGTDKGLISYHGMPQQEYLYGLLQNICDETFLSIRQEQKILISKKFNTIIDSDKYRGPFNGILSAHNKYPEVAWLVLACDLPLIDLRALSFLVESRDPSKVATSFATKKTNLPEPLITIWEPKGLKEAINYLKTAQSSCPRKFLINNATNLVHPAMDEVLYNANSTGDYEYIKSKITPINGI from the coding sequence ATGAAAGGATCCATTAGAGACACACCTATATATGGTTTGGTATTGGCAGGAGGTAAAAGTACTCGTATGGGTACTGATAAAGGATTGATTTCATATCATGGAATGCCACAACAGGAATACCTCTACGGACTTTTGCAGAATATTTGTGATGAGACTTTTCTTAGTATACGTCAAGAACAGAAAATTCTGATATCCAAAAAGTTCAATACGATTATCGATAGCGATAAGTATAGAGGTCCGTTCAATGGAATATTAAGTGCCCACAACAAATATCCGGAAGTTGCATGGCTGGTTCTTGCCTGTGATCTCCCGTTAATTGATTTACGGGCTTTAAGCTTTTTGGTTGAAAGTAGAGATCCTTCTAAAGTGGCAACATCTTTTGCCACCAAAAAAACCAATTTACCGGAACCGCTTATTACTATTTGGGAGCCTAAAGGATTAAAAGAAGCGATAAACTACCTGAAAACAGCCCAAAGCAGCTGTCCTAGAAAATTTCTTATTAATAACGCTACAAATTTAGTACACCCGGCAATGGACGAAGTTTTGTACAATGCCAATTCTACTGGGGACTATGAGTACATTAAATCCAAAATTACGCCCATTAATGGAATCTAG
- a CDS encoding HesA/MoeB/ThiF family protein, with product MESRYSRQTRLKEFGSEGQTKLASGKVLVVGLGGLGIPVLQYLNAMGVGTLGLVDQDIVELHNLQRQVLYTEKDLGRLKLQVAHEKLFSQNSDTNFTLHDTFLTRDNALEIIKNYDVIVDATDNFPTRYLINDACVMLNKPFIYGALHGFEGQISVFNFQNGPTYRCLYPIMPNMEEIPNCNENGVLGVLPGIIGTLQALETAKVLTGVGEVLSGTLMIYNGLIQQTTKIKFKSYPPNKKIKKLKDSYQFPGCEAIQNISAKNFQKLRDSHEKIILLDVRSSKEFNENHIKESINVPLDNLYLDSNLTKNNSKIYILCQSGKRSAIAAEKLQQSYPKLTFFSVLGGIDELMAMSS from the coding sequence ATGGAATCTAGATACTCGAGACAAACCCGTCTAAAAGAATTTGGGTCTGAAGGCCAAACTAAGCTAGCTAGTGGTAAAGTATTGGTTGTAGGCCTAGGAGGTTTGGGTATTCCTGTTTTACAATACTTGAATGCAATGGGTGTGGGAACTTTAGGACTTGTAGATCAAGACATAGTCGAATTACATAATTTGCAACGCCAGGTATTATATACTGAAAAGGATTTGGGAAGATTGAAACTTCAGGTTGCCCATGAAAAATTGTTTAGTCAGAATTCTGATACCAATTTTACATTACATGACACATTTCTTACTAGGGACAATGCGCTGGAAATTATCAAGAATTATGATGTCATTGTGGATGCCACAGATAATTTCCCCACTAGATACCTCATCAATGATGCTTGTGTAATGCTGAACAAACCATTTATATATGGTGCCTTGCACGGTTTTGAGGGTCAAATATCTGTTTTTAATTTCCAAAACGGTCCAACATACCGTTGTTTGTACCCGATAATGCCAAACATGGAAGAAATACCCAATTGTAATGAAAATGGTGTTTTGGGTGTTCTACCGGGAATTATAGGCACTTTGCAAGCATTGGAAACGGCGAAAGTACTAACTGGAGTAGGAGAGGTACTATCAGGCACACTGATGATTTATAATGGATTAATTCAGCAAACGACCAAAATTAAATTTAAGTCATATCCACCAAATAAGAAAATAAAGAAACTCAAGGACAGCTATCAGTTTCCGGGTTGTGAAGCAATACAAAACATAAGCGCAAAAAACTTCCAAAAACTACGCGATTCCCATGAAAAAATTATCTTGCTTGATGTAAGGTCATCAAAAGAATTCAATGAAAATCATATTAAAGAATCGATTAACGTACCTTTGGATAACTTATATTTGGACAGTAACTTAACCAAAAATAATAGTAAGATTTATATTTTGTGCCAATCAGGAAAGAGGAGTGCTATAGCAGCAGAAAAACTTCAACAGAGCTATCCTAAATTGACATTTTTTAGTGTTTTAGGTGGAATAGATGAACTGATGGCCATGTCATCTTAA
- a CDS encoding molybdopterin molybdotransferase MoeA, with translation MISFKSAFDKVLENTGDYGTESVNLLESNGRILAEQILADRDFPPFDRATKDGIAIKFKVVQTKKQSFKSEGIAQAGSTQLELKDHSACIEIMTGAMVPINTDTVVMYENTVQENGNFTITESIKRGQNIHYRASDISEKSELLQIGTKIGAAEIGVLATVGKSQVKVKKLPKIAVVATGNELVEVNEIPLPYQIRKSNTYSLVALLRDKNIHADSFHLVDDKLILKQRLKKLLADYDVLLLSGGVSKGKYDFLPAAFDELGVKKIFHKVLQRPGKPFWFGKDEARKAIVFSFPGNPVSTFVNYHVHFIPWLNKSLGIESSQFTVFLENPIANNTGLTVFMGVNTRIKEGILCANMLRTSGSGDILSLSRSDGFVKLEPNQVINGDGAELPFIRTKNFDV, from the coding sequence ATGATTTCATTTAAATCGGCATTCGATAAGGTGTTGGAAAATACTGGTGACTATGGAACCGAATCTGTAAATCTGTTGGAATCGAACGGTCGCATACTTGCTGAACAGATTTTGGCGGATAGGGATTTTCCACCTTTTGATAGAGCAACAAAAGATGGTATCGCAATAAAATTTAAAGTGGTCCAAACCAAAAAACAATCTTTTAAATCAGAAGGAATTGCGCAAGCCGGTAGCACCCAACTTGAATTGAAAGACCATTCTGCATGTATTGAGATAATGACTGGCGCGATGGTACCCATAAATACCGATACAGTGGTTATGTATGAAAATACGGTTCAGGAAAATGGAAATTTCACCATTACCGAATCAATAAAAAGGGGGCAAAACATACACTACAGAGCAAGCGATATCAGTGAAAAATCAGAACTTTTACAAATTGGGACAAAGATTGGTGCAGCTGAAATTGGGGTTTTGGCAACAGTGGGGAAATCCCAAGTCAAGGTAAAAAAGCTACCCAAGATTGCCGTTGTTGCTACGGGAAATGAGTTGGTAGAAGTAAATGAAATACCATTACCATATCAGATTAGAAAATCGAATACGTATTCCTTGGTTGCACTCTTAAGGGATAAAAATATTCATGCAGATTCCTTTCATCTCGTTGATGATAAATTGATTTTAAAGCAGCGATTAAAAAAATTACTCGCGGATTATGATGTTTTACTATTGAGCGGAGGCGTTTCCAAAGGAAAATATGATTTCTTACCAGCCGCTTTTGATGAGTTGGGTGTAAAAAAAATATTTCATAAAGTATTGCAAAGACCAGGTAAACCCTTTTGGTTTGGAAAGGACGAAGCCAGAAAAGCGATAGTATTTTCCTTTCCCGGAAACCCTGTTTCAACTTTTGTAAACTACCATGTTCATTTTATACCTTGGCTAAACAAATCGTTGGGAATTGAATCCTCTCAATTTACCGTATTTTTAGAAAACCCTATAGCAAACAATACTGGATTAACTGTTTTTATGGGTGTAAACACTAGAATCAAAGAAGGTATTCTATGTGCAAATATGTTGAGAACCTCAGGTTCTGGAGATATTTTAAGCTTGTCCCGGTCCGATGGTTTTGTGAAATTGGAACCAAATCAAGTCATAAACGGGGATGGAGCTGAACTACCATTTATACGCACAAAGAATTTTGATGTTTAA
- a CDS encoding XdhC family protein, whose protein sequence is MIHELKNIIQHYQKHEPIAQKAVMATVVALEGSSYRRPGVRMLIYGNGTMVGAVSGGCVEKEILRQAQSVFVDGIAKIMEYDGRYRLGCEGILYILLEVFEPNPGFLEYFWESIQNRSKLSIKSFYKKEHGTNSGFGSSFRFGDIELTFNNRTASEADNLLCFEQQMQPCFQLVIIGAEHDAVQLCKYAALTGWEVTIVTNPREEKTKKDFSGIDKLLIVEPESFRPKLDGQTAVIIMTHSFVKDLQFIKALKDENAAYIGLLGPFKRREKLFDALIEQYPDISDTFIESIHGPAGIDIGAETPQEIAIAVMAEILAVVNSKDPMLLKDKIGKIHS, encoded by the coding sequence ATGATCCACGAGCTAAAGAATATTATTCAACATTACCAGAAACATGAGCCAATTGCCCAAAAAGCAGTTATGGCAACCGTTGTTGCCTTAGAGGGTTCATCCTATCGTAGGCCTGGGGTACGTATGCTGATTTATGGGAATGGTACTATGGTAGGCGCAGTAAGTGGCGGCTGCGTTGAAAAAGAAATTTTGAGGCAAGCACAATCCGTTTTTGTCGATGGAATTGCAAAGATTATGGAGTACGATGGCAGATATCGATTGGGCTGTGAAGGGATTCTGTATATCCTATTGGAAGTCTTTGAGCCAAACCCAGGTTTCCTTGAATACTTTTGGGAAAGTATACAGAACCGCTCAAAACTTTCCATAAAATCTTTTTATAAAAAGGAACACGGAACCAATAGCGGTTTTGGGTCTTCTTTTCGTTTTGGAGATATAGAATTGACCTTCAATAATAGAACTGCTTCAGAAGCAGATAATCTTTTATGTTTCGAACAGCAAATGCAACCTTGTTTTCAATTGGTTATAATAGGCGCAGAGCATGATGCAGTACAGTTGTGCAAATATGCAGCTTTAACGGGTTGGGAAGTAACTATAGTAACAAATCCTAGGGAAGAAAAGACAAAAAAGGATTTTTCAGGTATTGATAAGCTGCTCATTGTGGAACCTGAATCCTTTAGACCAAAACTTGATGGACAAACAGCCGTAATAATAATGACTCATAGTTTTGTGAAAGACCTTCAATTTATTAAGGCATTAAAAGACGAAAACGCTGCCTACATTGGTCTCTTGGGACCTTTTAAAAGAAGGGAAAAATTATTTGATGCTTTAATCGAACAATATCCTGATATTTCTGATACATTTATTGAAAGCATACATGGTCCAGCAGGCATAGATATCGGGGCAGAAACTCCACAAGAAATTGCAATAGCTGTTATGGCAGAGATATTGGCCGTTGTCAATAGCAAAGACCCCATGCTTTTAAAGGATAAGATTGGTAAAATCCACAGCTAA